A part of Streptantibioticus cattleyicolor NRRL 8057 = DSM 46488 genomic DNA contains:
- a CDS encoding DUF4097 family beta strand repeat-containing protein, whose amino-acid sequence MPSFDTPEAISVTAHVEAGSIRFAADDRLDTLVDVRPRDPKRELDVRTADQTEVTYAGGTLTVRTPKPNLFGRTGVVDVTVELPTGSRVDTTGAWTQVYSEGRLGKVRVKTSSGDVRLDTTGPLHLKASHGSITVDRVEGTAEITTSSGSLRAGLLDGPAVLKNSHGTTTVEAATDELRVSGANGDIEIRRAAASVTATTAHGTLRVGEVARGTVQLETSYGAIEVGVREGTAAWLDVSSGAGQVRNTLTSSGSPEETEETVTIRARTRYGNIDVLRAKV is encoded by the coding sequence ATGCCTTCTTTCGACACCCCCGAAGCGATCTCGGTCACCGCGCACGTGGAGGCCGGTTCCATCCGGTTCGCCGCGGACGACCGCCTCGACACCCTCGTCGACGTGCGGCCCCGCGACCCGAAGAGGGAACTGGACGTGCGCACGGCCGACCAGACCGAGGTCACGTACGCGGGCGGCACCCTGACCGTCCGGACGCCCAAGCCCAATCTGTTCGGCCGCACCGGTGTCGTCGACGTGACGGTCGAACTGCCCACCGGATCGCGCGTCGACACCACCGGCGCCTGGACCCAGGTGTACAGCGAGGGCCGGCTCGGCAAGGTCCGCGTCAAGACCTCCTCCGGCGACGTCCGCCTGGACACCACCGGTCCGCTGCACCTGAAGGCGTCGCACGGCTCGATCACCGTGGACCGGGTGGAGGGCACGGCCGAGATCACCACCAGCTCCGGCAGCCTGCGCGCCGGCCTCCTCGACGGCCCCGCCGTCCTGAAGAACTCGCACGGCACCACCACCGTGGAGGCCGCCACCGACGAGCTGCGGGTGAGCGGCGCCAACGGCGACATCGAGATCCGGCGCGCCGCCGCCTCGGTCACCGCCACCACCGCGCACGGCACCCTGCGCGTGGGTGAAGTGGCGCGCGGCACCGTCCAGTTGGAGACCTCCTACGGCGCCATCGAGGTCGGGGTCCGGGAGGGGACGGCCGCCTGGCTCGACGTCAGCTCGGGCGCCGGCCAGGTACGCAACACGCTCACCTCGTCCGGGTCCCCGGAGGAGACCGAGGAGACCGTCACGATCCGCGCCCGTACCCGGTACGGCAACATCGACGTCCTCCGCGCCAAGGTCTGA
- a CDS encoding helix-turn-helix transcriptional regulator, producing MSDDDRANQLGGYLRARRALVTPEQAGLAAGGNRRVPGLRREEVAMLAGISADYYLRLERGRDKNPSPQVLASLARVLHLDEPEQEYLLGLTAPRPKPRRRRKPERVPARLHHLLASVQVPAFVEGRAFDVLASNQLAVALSPRLPPGHNRLRSLLLDPEEQAFQQDWTRAAEGFVAAFRKSIGDDVDNPRFVELIGELALSSERFRTLWARHDIRNLEGGTITVNHPVVGELHLHRDKLPVADLLLVVYYADQGSDTDEKLRLLASMTAPPTTRRT from the coding sequence ATGAGCGACGACGACCGCGCCAACCAGCTCGGCGGCTACCTCCGCGCCCGGCGGGCACTGGTCACCCCTGAGCAGGCCGGGCTCGCGGCGGGCGGGAACCGCCGCGTTCCGGGGCTGCGCCGGGAAGAGGTCGCCATGCTCGCGGGCATCAGCGCCGACTACTACCTGCGGCTGGAACGCGGCCGGGACAAGAACCCCTCACCCCAGGTCCTCGCCTCGCTCGCCCGGGTCCTCCACCTGGACGAGCCGGAGCAGGAATACCTGCTCGGCCTGACCGCCCCGCGCCCCAAGCCGCGGCGGCGCCGGAAGCCCGAACGCGTACCCGCGCGGTTGCACCACCTGCTGGCAAGCGTCCAGGTTCCCGCGTTCGTCGAAGGCCGCGCGTTCGACGTGCTGGCCTCCAACCAGCTCGCGGTCGCCCTCTCCCCACGCCTGCCCCCCGGGCACAACCGCCTGCGATCGCTGCTCCTCGACCCCGAGGAGCAGGCGTTCCAGCAGGACTGGACACGCGCCGCGGAAGGGTTCGTCGCCGCCTTCCGGAAATCCATCGGCGACGACGTCGACAACCCCCGCTTCGTGGAACTCATCGGCGAACTCGCCCTGTCGAGCGAGCGCTTCCGCACCCTGTGGGCCCGCCACGACATCCGCAACCTCGAAGGCGGCACCATCACCGTCAACCACCCCGTCGTCGGCGAGCTCCACCTCCACCGCGACAAACTCCCGGTGGCCGACCTCCTCCTCGTCGTCTACTACGCCGACCAGGGCAGCGACACCGACGAGAAACTCCGCCTCCTCGCCTCCATGACGGCACCGCCCACCACGCGGCGGACCTGA
- a CDS encoding sigma-70 family RNA polymerase sigma factor, which translates to MSVTRDRDDVIEQLEPYRRELTGYCYRMLGSAFEAEDAVQETLVRAWSKFAGFEGRSALRTWLYRIATNVCLDMAPAAQRRARPMDLFSPGSATAPDLARLEERIWVGPVPDERVLRGDPAEVAVERETIRLAFVSALQRLPARQRAVLVLREVLAWSAAETAELLETTVASVNSALQRARATLAEGKVPASDPAEPLDEGQRALLARYVSAFEAFDIDALTALLHEDAVLNMPPYRLWLRGIDQLRAWWLGTGSGCRGSRLVPVRANGTPAFAQYRPAEDGDGWTPWGITVLEITDGRIDVMTNHMDTERLFPLWNLPTRLTADAAGV; encoded by the coding sequence GTGTCTGTGACCCGAGACCGTGATGACGTCATCGAGCAGCTCGAACCGTACCGGCGGGAGCTGACCGGCTACTGCTACCGCATGCTCGGTTCGGCGTTCGAGGCCGAGGACGCGGTGCAGGAGACGCTGGTCCGCGCGTGGTCCAAGTTCGCCGGTTTCGAGGGGCGTTCGGCGCTGCGCACCTGGTTGTACCGGATCGCGACCAACGTGTGCCTGGACATGGCGCCGGCCGCGCAGCGCCGTGCCCGGCCCATGGACCTCTTCTCGCCCGGCTCCGCCACCGCGCCCGACCTGGCGCGGCTGGAGGAACGGATCTGGGTGGGGCCGGTCCCGGACGAGCGGGTGCTGCGCGGTGACCCCGCCGAGGTCGCGGTGGAGCGGGAGACGATCCGGCTGGCGTTCGTCTCCGCGTTGCAGAGGCTCCCGGCACGGCAGCGCGCCGTGCTCGTCCTGCGTGAGGTGCTGGCCTGGTCGGCGGCGGAGACCGCCGAGCTGCTGGAGACCACCGTCGCCTCGGTCAACAGCGCCCTGCAACGCGCTCGGGCCACGCTCGCCGAAGGCAAGGTGCCGGCGAGCGACCCGGCCGAACCGCTCGACGAAGGGCAACGGGCGCTGCTCGCCCGGTACGTCAGCGCCTTCGAGGCGTTCGACATCGACGCCCTTACCGCGCTGCTGCACGAGGACGCCGTCCTCAACATGCCGCCCTACCGGCTGTGGCTGCGCGGCATCGATCAGTTGCGGGCGTGGTGGCTTGGTACGGGTTCCGGCTGCCGGGGTTCGCGGCTGGTGCCCGTCCGGGCGAACGGGACGCCCGCGTTCGCCCAGTACCGGCCCGCCGAGGACGGCGACGGCTGGACGCCGTGGGGGATAACGGTGCTGGAGATCACCGACGGCAGGATCGACGTCATGACCAACCACATGGACACCGAGCGGCTGTTCCCGCTATGGAACCTGCCGACGCGGCTGACCGCCGACGCCGCCGGGGTCTGA
- a CDS encoding TioE family transcriptional regulator, translating to MGRNLQRSQRLRPVDLARGHGLSTQAVRNYEEAGILPAAERTPSGYRAYTSLHAAALRAFLALVPGHGHRTAAAVMRAVNDGADDEAFRLIDGSHAQLLDDRRTLQAVENALRDLDPATAPEPGSGGTFIGPLAKNLGVRPATLRKWERSGLVRPRRDPRTGYRVYAESDVRDARLTHQLRRGGYLLEQIAPLIAQVRAAGGLEPLEAALRDWHRRLSARARSMLTGAAELEAYLRERG from the coding sequence GTGGGACGAAACCTTCAAAGGAGTCAACGACTCAGGCCCGTCGATCTGGCGCGCGGTCACGGTCTGTCGACGCAGGCGGTCAGGAACTACGAGGAGGCCGGCATCCTTCCGGCCGCCGAGCGCACACCGAGCGGCTACCGCGCCTACACCTCGCTGCACGCCGCCGCCCTGCGCGCGTTCCTCGCCCTGGTGCCCGGCCACGGCCACCGGACGGCGGCGGCGGTCATGCGGGCCGTGAACGACGGCGCGGACGACGAGGCGTTCCGGCTCATCGACGGCAGCCACGCCCAACTCCTCGACGACCGGCGAACCCTCCAGGCCGTGGAGAACGCCCTGCGCGACCTCGATCCGGCCACGGCGCCCGAGCCCGGGTCCGGCGGCACGTTCATCGGCCCGCTGGCGAAGAACCTCGGTGTCCGGCCCGCGACACTGCGCAAGTGGGAACGCTCCGGGCTGGTGCGTCCGCGCCGCGATCCGCGCACCGGCTACCGCGTCTACGCCGAGTCCGACGTACGGGACGCCCGGCTCACCCACCAACTGCGGCGCGGCGGTTACCTGTTGGAGCAGATCGCCCCGCTGATCGCCCAGGTACGCGCGGCCGGCGGCCTGGAACCGCTGGAGGCCGCGCTCCGCGACTGGCACCGCCGGCTCTCCGCCCGCGCGCGGTCGATGCTGACCGGGGCGGCGGAACTGGAGGCGTACCTGCGCGAGCGCGGATGA
- a CDS encoding erythromycin esterase family protein: MATDIAHTHAVEAAAVIGLLPSRPRVLALGEPTHGEETLLGMRNELFRRLVEEEGYRTIAIESDCVAGMAVDDYVTSGTGSLDDVMEHGFSHGWGAFPANRELVRWMRAHNEGRPASERVRFAGFDGPLEITHAASPRPVLTALHGYLAAHVDAGLLPCTAETLDRLIGADDRWTDPDAMTDPARSVGRSAEAGQLRLLADDLVALLDARAPHLRTVTSPDDWDRVRRYGRTATGLLRYHHAMADTTPARMTRLCALRDLMMAHDILALAERGPVLLHAHNSHLQREESTMRMWQGTVAWWSAGALVGAELGAEYAFVATALGTIRHQGVDTPPPDTLEGLLYALPEDRCLVDTARLAAALGDTPPAPRVSPWFGYAPLDPAHLTGIDGLVFVKDTRRSEAGNADEGDR; this comes from the coding sequence ATGGCGACCGACATCGCACACACCCATGCCGTCGAAGCTGCCGCCGTCATCGGGCTGCTTCCGTCCCGGCCCCGCGTCCTCGCCCTGGGCGAGCCGACCCACGGCGAGGAGACCCTGCTCGGCATGCGCAACGAACTCTTCCGGCGACTCGTCGAGGAGGAGGGCTACCGGACGATCGCGATCGAGAGCGACTGCGTGGCGGGGATGGCCGTGGACGACTACGTCACCTCGGGCACCGGCAGCCTCGACGACGTCATGGAGCACGGGTTCAGCCACGGCTGGGGCGCCTTCCCGGCCAACCGGGAGCTGGTGCGCTGGATGCGTGCCCACAACGAGGGCCGGCCCGCGTCCGAACGGGTCCGCTTCGCCGGCTTCGACGGCCCGCTGGAGATCACCCACGCCGCGAGCCCCCGGCCGGTCCTCACCGCGCTCCACGGCTACCTCGCGGCCCACGTCGACGCCGGCCTGCTCCCCTGCACCGCCGAAACGCTCGACCGCCTGATCGGCGCCGACGACCGGTGGACCGACCCCGACGCGATGACGGACCCGGCCCGCTCGGTGGGACGGTCCGCCGAGGCCGGACAACTGCGGCTGCTCGCCGACGACCTGGTGGCGCTGCTCGACGCGCGGGCACCGCACCTGCGCACGGTGACCTCACCGGACGACTGGGACCGGGTGCGCCGGTACGGGCGTACCGCCACCGGCCTGCTGCGCTACCACCACGCGATGGCCGACACCACACCGGCCCGCATGACCCGGCTGTGCGCGCTGCGGGACCTGATGATGGCCCACGACATCCTCGCCCTCGCCGAGCGGGGCCCGGTGCTCCTCCACGCCCACAACTCCCATCTCCAGCGGGAGGAGAGCACCATGCGGATGTGGCAGGGGACGGTGGCGTGGTGGAGCGCCGGTGCCCTGGTCGGCGCGGAACTCGGCGCGGAATACGCCTTCGTGGCCACGGCCCTGGGCACGATCCGTCACCAGGGGGTGGACACGCCGCCGCCGGACACCCTCGAAGGACTGTTGTACGCGCTCCCGGAGGACCGCTGCCTGGTCGACACCGCGCGCCTGGCCGCCGCCCTCGGCGACACACCGCCGGCGCCCCGGGTGTCCCCGTGGTTCGGCTACGCCCCGCTCGACCCGGCCCACCTGACGGGGATCGACGGGCTCGTCTTCGTCAAGGACACCCGGCGGAGCGAGGCCGGGAACGCCGATGAGGGCGACCGGTAA
- a CDS encoding daunorubicin resistance protein DrrA family ABC transporter ATP-binding protein, whose amino-acid sequence MSTTNHDSPFAVSAVGLRKSYGDKTVLDGIDLRIPAGSVFALLGPNGAGKTTTVKILSTLVTADGGRAQVAGHDVATSPDGVRAAIGVTGQFSAVDGLITGEENMLLMADLHHLSRREGRRVTARLLERFDLVDAARKPAQSYSGGMKRRLDIAMTLVGDPRIIFLDEPTTGLDPRSRHNMWQIIRELVSDGVTVFLTTQYLEEADELADRIAVLNDGGIAAEGTADELKRLVPGGHVRLRFSDPAAYRSAAGALRGAARQDEALALQIPSDGSQRELRAILDRLDSSGIEADELTVHTPDLDDVFFALTGSGRPNRPMETAR is encoded by the coding sequence ATGTCCACGACTAACCATGACTCACCCTTCGCCGTCTCCGCCGTCGGACTGCGCAAGTCGTACGGCGACAAGACCGTGCTCGACGGCATCGATCTGCGCATCCCGGCCGGGTCCGTGTTCGCGCTGCTCGGACCCAACGGCGCCGGCAAGACCACCACCGTGAAGATCCTGTCCACGCTCGTCACCGCCGACGGCGGGCGGGCCCAGGTCGCCGGCCACGACGTGGCCACCTCCCCGGACGGGGTGCGCGCCGCGATCGGCGTCACCGGCCAGTTCTCCGCCGTGGACGGGCTGATCACCGGCGAGGAGAACATGCTCCTCATGGCCGACCTGCACCACCTGTCCAGGCGCGAGGGGCGGCGCGTCACCGCCCGGCTGCTGGAACGGTTCGACCTCGTCGACGCCGCCCGCAAGCCCGCCCAGAGCTACTCCGGCGGCATGAAGCGCCGCCTGGACATCGCCATGACCCTGGTCGGCGACCCGCGGATCATCTTCCTCGACGAACCGACCACCGGTCTCGACCCGCGCTCCCGTCACAACATGTGGCAGATCATCCGCGAACTCGTCTCCGACGGCGTCACCGTCTTCCTCACCACCCAGTACCTGGAGGAGGCCGACGAACTCGCCGACCGGATCGCCGTGCTCAACGACGGCGGGATCGCCGCGGAGGGCACCGCCGATGAGCTGAAGCGGCTCGTCCCCGGCGGCCACGTCCGGCTCCGCTTCTCCGACCCGGCGGCCTACCGGTCGGCCGCCGGGGCCCTGCGCGGGGCCGCCCGCCAGGACGAGGCGCTGGCGCTCCAGATCCCCAGCGACGGCAGCCAGCGCGAGCTGCGCGCCATCCTCGACCGGCTGGACTCCAGCGGCATCGAGGCGGACGAGCTGACCGTGCACACCCCCGACCTCGACGACGTCTTCTTCGCCCTGACCGGCTCCGGCCGGCCGAACCGACCCATGGAGACCGCCCGATGA
- a CDS encoding Pycsar system effector family protein, whose amino-acid sequence MAVITPEPGRDGAPERIAAAAVAIQSDLARAEGKASLLLALAGAALAALVSVATSRRLPVPVAVPGYLGGAALLAAVVILLLAVRPDLKGTGWTAWPRLSGDQLRGRLASGYEVELLRFMAALATRKFRLIRAAVDCVLVGLGLLALAAVLAAFG is encoded by the coding sequence ATGGCGGTCATCACACCGGAACCGGGTCGGGACGGGGCACCGGAGCGGATCGCCGCGGCGGCCGTGGCGATACAAAGTGACCTGGCGCGTGCCGAAGGCAAGGCGAGCCTGTTGCTCGCGTTGGCCGGAGCGGCCCTGGCGGCGCTGGTGTCGGTGGCCACCAGCCGGCGTCTGCCGGTCCCCGTCGCGGTGCCCGGATACCTCGGCGGGGCCGCCCTGCTGGCCGCCGTCGTGATCCTGCTGCTCGCGGTCCGCCCGGACCTCAAGGGCACCGGCTGGACGGCCTGGCCCCGGCTCAGCGGCGACCAGTTGCGTGGACGTCTGGCGTCCGGGTACGAGGTGGAGCTCCTGAGGTTCATGGCCGCCCTCGCCACGCGCAAGTTCCGGCTCATCCGGGCCGCGGTCGACTGCGTCCTCGTCGGGCTGGGGCTGCTGGCCCTCGCGGCGGTGCTCGCCGCGTTCGGCTGA
- a CDS encoding hemerythrin domain-containing protein: MAHQGIPAAPDPDQDVVALLIAQHGEIRTLFDEVERSEGDQRRDAFRRLVRLLAVHETAEEEIVHPYLRRAVDGGADIVEDRLREERQAKEALRRLEDIGTDDPAFPGRLLALRKAVTEHARAEERYEFTLVRRTADAGRLATMAKSLKAAEATAPTHPHPGVESATANVLAGPFAAVADRTRDAIRRTIGKDR; encoded by the coding sequence ATGGCACACCAAGGCATCCCCGCGGCACCCGACCCCGACCAGGACGTGGTCGCGCTGCTGATCGCCCAGCACGGTGAGATCCGTACCCTCTTCGACGAGGTCGAGCGCTCCGAGGGCGACCAACGCCGCGACGCCTTCCGGCGCCTGGTACGCCTGCTCGCCGTCCACGAGACGGCCGAGGAGGAGATCGTCCACCCCTACCTGCGCCGGGCCGTGGACGGCGGGGCCGACATCGTCGAGGACCGGCTGCGGGAGGAGAGGCAGGCCAAGGAGGCGCTGCGCCGCCTGGAGGACATCGGCACCGACGACCCCGCGTTCCCCGGCCGGCTCCTCGCCCTGCGCAAGGCGGTGACCGAACACGCCCGGGCCGAGGAACGGTACGAGTTCACCCTCGTCCGGCGCACCGCCGACGCCGGACGGCTCGCGACCATGGCCAAGAGCCTGAAGGCAGCCGAGGCCACCGCACCCACCCACCCCCACCCGGGCGTCGAATCCGCCACCGCCAACGTGCTGGCCGGACCGTTCGCCGCCGTCGCCGACCGCACCCGCGACGCCATCCGCAGGACCATCGGCAAGGACCGCTGA
- a CDS encoding SDR family oxidoreductase, whose amino-acid sequence MDISNRTVFIAGGTSGIGRELARRFAAAGSTVVVGGRRTDLLDELAAEGFATVPVDVTDQDGVDRARDTVLAGHPGLDTIVTMSGVMLLEDLRDPAHFDTARKTVDTNLLGTIRVIDAFTPHLIGRGTGTIVTVTSGIGFLPFPPMPTYAATKAGVHAYSEALRAQLDGTGVEVCELVPPAVATTGEQARLNPKALDLDAFATEVMDLLGSDPTPREVLVKGVLTHRWAERDGTYDALVAQRSQALAMLPSRR is encoded by the coding sequence ATGGACATCAGCAACCGCACCGTCTTCATCGCGGGCGGCACCTCAGGGATCGGCCGGGAGCTCGCCCGCCGGTTCGCCGCGGCCGGCAGCACGGTCGTCGTCGGGGGCCGCCGCACCGACCTGCTCGACGAACTCGCGGCGGAGGGGTTCGCCACCGTCCCCGTCGACGTGACCGACCAGGACGGCGTCGACCGGGCCCGCGACACGGTGCTGGCCGGTCACCCGGGCCTCGACACGATCGTGACGATGTCCGGGGTCATGCTCCTGGAGGACCTCCGCGACCCCGCGCACTTCGACACCGCGCGGAAGACGGTCGACACCAACCTCCTGGGCACCATCCGCGTCATCGACGCCTTCACCCCGCACCTGATCGGACGCGGCACCGGCACCATCGTCACGGTCACCTCGGGGATCGGGTTCCTGCCGTTCCCGCCCATGCCGACCTACGCCGCCACCAAGGCCGGGGTGCACGCCTACAGTGAGGCGCTGCGCGCACAACTGGACGGCACCGGCGTCGAGGTGTGCGAACTCGTCCCCCCGGCCGTCGCCACCACCGGGGAGCAGGCCCGGCTCAACCCGAAGGCGCTGGACCTGGACGCGTTCGCCACCGAGGTGATGGACCTGCTCGGCAGCGACCCCACGCCGCGCGAGGTCCTCGTCAAGGGTGTGCTGACGCACCGGTGGGCCGAACGCGACGGCACCTACGACGCGTTGGTCGCCCAGCGGTCGCAGGCGCTCGCGATGCTCCCGAGCCGCCGGTAG
- a CDS encoding ABC transporter permease, with translation MSSLALAVRDSSTMLRRNLLHARRYPSMTLNLLLTPIMLLLLFVYIFGDVMSSGMAGGGTGRSAYIAYLVPGILLMTIGGTTVGTAVSVSNDMTEGIVARFRTMAIHRGSVLIGHVVGSVVQALISVVLVGAVGVAIGFRTTNATVLDWLAAFGLLALFALALTWIAVGMGMVSPNAEAASNNAMPLIILPLISSAFVPVHAMPGWFQPIAEYQPFTPAIETLRGLLLGTHIGDNWWIAVVWCLGLTVLGYRWSKAQFNRDQK, from the coding sequence ATGAGCTCCCTCGCCCTCGCCGTCCGCGACTCGTCCACCATGCTGCGGCGCAACCTCCTGCACGCCCGCCGCTACCCGTCGATGACCTTGAACCTCCTGCTGACGCCGATCATGCTGTTGCTGCTGTTCGTCTACATCTTCGGCGACGTGATGAGCTCCGGCATGGCGGGCGGCGGCACCGGGCGCTCCGCGTACATCGCGTACCTCGTCCCGGGCATCCTGCTGATGACCATCGGCGGCACCACCGTCGGCACCGCGGTGTCCGTCTCCAACGACATGACCGAGGGCATCGTCGCCCGCTTCCGTACGATGGCGATCCACCGCGGCTCGGTGCTCATCGGGCACGTCGTCGGCAGCGTGGTGCAGGCGCTGATCAGCGTGGTGCTCGTCGGCGCCGTCGGCGTGGCCATCGGGTTCCGCACCACGAACGCCACCGTGCTCGACTGGCTCGCGGCGTTCGGACTGCTCGCGCTCTTCGCCCTGGCGCTCACCTGGATCGCCGTCGGGATGGGCATGGTCAGCCCCAACGCGGAGGCGGCGAGCAACAACGCGATGCCGCTGATCATCCTGCCGCTGATCTCCAGCGCCTTCGTCCCGGTCCACGCGATGCCCGGCTGGTTCCAGCCGATCGCCGAGTACCAGCCGTTCACCCCCGCCATCGAGACCCTGCGCGGCCTCCTCCTCGGCACGCACATCGGTGACAACTGGTGGATCGCCGTCGTCTGGTGCCTGGGCCTGACGGTACTCGGCTACCGGTGGTCGAAGGCACAGTTCAACCGCGACCAGAAGTAG
- a CDS encoding GntR family transcriptional regulator: MYNVLLQQLFQGERVAGSPLNIGALSRELDVSQTPLREALARLEHTGLVQREALKGYRVADALSAREVGKLFDARLVLEPALTLEAGLRTTPEFLDTLREAVEELDASAAGADTGPEGFQHYWTSDDAFHRLIATQSDNAFLEQAFLSLGGHMHRFRLFTKRGHTGAAHAVEEHRAICDALERRQAERASELMRRHLSNAKARILDAKGAVRTA; the protein is encoded by the coding sequence ATGTACAACGTGCTGCTCCAGCAGTTGTTCCAGGGGGAGCGCGTCGCGGGGTCACCGCTCAACATCGGTGCCCTCTCCCGCGAACTCGACGTCAGCCAGACCCCGTTGCGCGAGGCGCTGGCACGGCTGGAGCACACCGGGCTCGTCCAGCGGGAAGCCCTCAAGGGATACCGGGTGGCCGACGCGCTGTCGGCCCGTGAGGTCGGCAAGCTCTTCGACGCGCGGCTCGTCCTGGAACCCGCGCTCACCCTGGAGGCCGGGCTCCGGACGACACCGGAGTTCCTGGACACCCTCCGCGAGGCGGTCGAGGAGCTGGACGCGTCGGCGGCCGGCGCGGACACCGGGCCGGAGGGGTTCCAGCACTACTGGACCTCCGACGACGCCTTCCACCGCCTCATCGCCACCCAGAGCGACAACGCCTTCCTGGAGCAGGCGTTCCTCTCGCTCGGCGGCCACATGCACCGGTTCCGGCTGTTCACCAAGCGCGGCCACACCGGCGCCGCACACGCCGTCGAGGAGCACCGGGCGATCTGCGACGCGCTGGAGCGGCGCCAGGCGGAGCGAGCCTCGGAGCTGATGCGTCGTCACCTGTCCAACGCCAAGGCCCGCATCCTCGATGCCAAGGGCGCGGTCCGGACCGCCTGA
- a CDS encoding STAS domain-containing protein: MTTVVFTVGQLRCGAGPFLCDQLAASLADRPEAVVVVCDVSAADRPTPADLDHLARLRTTARRMGCDLVLRGASPRLRLLLALTGLEEGFGYGDDASDPGGVGGQPRRQVP, from the coding sequence ATGACGACTGTGGTGTTCACGGTGGGGCAGCTCCGTTGTGGGGCCGGGCCTTTCCTGTGCGACCAGTTGGCCGCGTCGCTGGCGGACCGGCCGGAGGCGGTGGTCGTGGTCTGTGATGTCTCCGCCGCCGACCGGCCCACCCCGGCCGACCTCGACCATCTGGCACGGCTGCGGACGACGGCCCGGCGCATGGGGTGCGATCTCGTACTGCGCGGGGCCTCGCCGCGGCTGCGGCTGCTGCTGGCGCTCACCGGTCTGGAGGAGGGCTTCGGCTACGGGGACGACGCGTCAGACCCCGGCGGCGTCGGCGGTCAGCCGCGTCGGCAGGTTCCATAG
- a CDS encoding zinc-binding dehydrogenase, translated as MRVDALVSREAQSAFAREHGAGVVTTDPHALRGRDYDAVFDTFGAFVTDAVADGGRYASVATQAGPVPDLSSRGVRTTVNQVREDGPALRRLTELVDRGSLTPRVHATFGLQEIHAAHARFARGGPSGKIAVLF; from the coding sequence GTGCGGGTCGACGCCCTGGTCTCCCGGGAGGCGCAGTCCGCCTTCGCCCGCGAGCACGGTGCCGGCGTGGTCACCACCGACCCCCACGCCCTGCGGGGCCGCGACTACGACGCGGTCTTCGACACCTTCGGCGCGTTCGTCACCGACGCGGTGGCGGACGGCGGCCGGTACGCGTCCGTCGCCACCCAGGCCGGCCCGGTGCCCGACCTGTCGTCGCGCGGCGTGCGCACCACCGTCAACCAGGTACGCGAGGACGGCCCCGCACTGCGCCGGCTCACCGAACTGGTCGACCGCGGCTCGTTGACACCGCGTGTGCACGCCACCTTCGGCCTCCAGGAGATCCACGCCGCGCACGCGCGCTTCGCCCGGGGCGGCCCGTCGGGAAAGATCGCCGTACTCTTCTGA
- a CDS encoding dihydrofolate reductase family protein yields the protein MRKITAGMFIAADGVVESPDKWHFPYFNDEMGAAVTAQLGTADTILLGRVTYDTFVGAWPAREAADADDAMAKSLGDARKIVVSRSPLEFTWRNSEQLQGDLIESVTKLKAEPGGPIALSGSVSVVRQLLAAGLIDELHLFVHPIAVGRGLRLFDDTADPVPLKLLSSAAFTTGVLHVVYGPADQA from the coding sequence ATGAGGAAGATCACCGCCGGGATGTTCATCGCCGCCGACGGCGTCGTGGAGAGCCCCGACAAGTGGCACTTCCCGTACTTCAACGACGAGATGGGCGCCGCCGTGACCGCGCAGCTCGGCACGGCCGACACCATCCTGCTCGGCCGTGTCACCTACGACACCTTCGTCGGCGCGTGGCCGGCCCGGGAGGCCGCGGACGCGGACGACGCCATGGCCAAGTCCCTCGGCGACGCCCGCAAGATCGTGGTCTCCCGCTCCCCGCTGGAGTTCACCTGGCGCAACTCCGAGCAGCTCCAGGGCGACCTGATCGAGTCCGTCACCAAGCTGAAGGCGGAGCCGGGCGGCCCCATCGCCTTGTCCGGCTCGGTCTCCGTCGTCCGCCAGCTGCTGGCCGCCGGACTCATCGACGAACTCCACCTGTTCGTCCACCCGATCGCGGTCGGCCGTGGCCTGCGCCTCTTCGACGACACCGCCGACCCCGTCCCCCTCAAGCTGCTCTCCTCCGCCGCCTTCACCACCGGCGTCCTGCACGTCGTCTACGGCCCCGCCGACCAGGCGTAG